In Oryza glaberrima chromosome 8, OglaRS2, whole genome shotgun sequence, the following are encoded in one genomic region:
- the LOC127782728 gene encoding phenolic glucoside malonyltransferase 2-like, which produces MGEAAAVSGDAGARARVRVLAVSRVAPSPAPVERERVGLSFFDTPWVVLPPIQRVFLYETAAAADGGGGDGFAAAVERLKGSLAATLALYLPLAGKLVYVEETEDVVVDCAAADDADAGVAFVEAEAEDAAAEAMDVRRLAGDEAHDVAAFLALVPELDTRALPAPVLSVQATRLGSGAGLALGLSVHHAVADGRAVWQFMEAWSSAARVGSPVTKSLGAPHYRREAAIPQPDGGELARHMLKLVAPKLPAVASGEHDFSQRFRLARRTFHLGADAIQSVKRRIDELASAEEEAAGSAKPKPVSTFVALAAMGWAAFVRSKALADGDDTYLIFLADLRARLDPAVGEGYLGNCVRMCLARCPDAAELRGERGLLRAARAVQAAVAEMEAAPLAGTADGSAIARVMQIPFSRMANVAASPRFGAYGAADFGFGRPARVELVSMNHDGEMVLVGGRRDGEVQLSVSIDPAHVDAFKAQVLG; this is translated from the exons ATGGGGGAGGCAGCGGCCGTGTCCGGCGAcgctggcgcgcgcgcgcgcgtgcgcgtgctCGCCGTGTCccgcgtcgcgccgtcgccggcgccggtggagcgGGAGCGCGTCGGGCTGTCCTTCTTCGACACGCCGTGGGTCGTGCTCCCGCCGATCCAGCGCGTGTTCCTGtacgagacggcggcggcggcggacggcggcggtggggatgggttcgcggcggcggtcgagcgGCTCAAGGGCTCGCTCGCCGCCACGCTGGCGCTGTACCTGCCCCTGGCAGGGAAGCTGGTCTACGTGGAGGAGACCGAGGACGTCGTGGTggactgcgccgccgccgacgacgccgacgccggggTGGCGTTcgtcgaggcggaggcggaggacgccgccgccgaggccatgGACGtgcgccggctcgccggcgacgaggcgcaCGACGTCGCGGCGTTCCTCGCGCTCGTGCCGGAGCTCGACACCCGGGCGCTCCCGGCGCCCGTGCTGTCCGTGCAGGCCACGCGcctcggcagcggcgccggcctcgcgcTCGGCCTGTCCGtgcaccacgccgtcgccgacggccgcgCCGTGTGGCAGTTCATGGAGGCGTGGTCGTCGGCCGCGCGCGTCGGCTCGCCGGTGACCAAGTCGCTCGGCGCGCCGCACTACCGCCGGGAGGCGGCCATCCCccaacccgacggcggcgagctcgcgcgccACATGCTCAAGTTGGTCGCGCCCAAGCTCCCGGCCGTG GCGAGCGGCGAGCACGACTTCAGCCAGCGATTCCGGCTGGCTCGCCGGACGTTCCACCTCGGCGCCGACGCCATTCAGTCGGTGAAGCGGCGCATCGACGAGCTCGCctcggcggaggaggaggccgccggcaGCGCCAAGCCCAAGCCGGTGTCGACGTTCGTGGCGCTGGCGGCGATGGGGTGGGCGGCGTTCGTCCGGTCCAAGGCGCTCGCCGACGGGGACGACACGTACCTGATCTtcctcgccgacctccgcgCGCGGCTCGACCCCGCCGTCGGCGAGGGGTACCTCGGGAACTGCGTGAGGATGTGCCTGGCGCGCTGCCCCGACGCGGCGGAGCTCCGCGGCGAGCGCGGGCTGctgcgcgcggcgcgggcggtgcaggcggcggtggcggaaatggaggcggcgccgctcgccgggacGGCGGACGGGTCGGCGATCGCGCGGGTGATGCAGATCCCCTTCTCCCGCATGGCGAACGTGGCGGCGAGCCCGCGGTTTGGGGCGTACGGCGCCGCCGACTTCGGGTTCGGGAGGCCGGCGCGCGTCGAGCTCGTGTCGATGAACCACGACGGCGAGATGGTgctcgtcggcggccggcgcgacggcgaggtgcaGCTCTCGGTGTCCATCGACCCGGCGCACGTGGACGCCTTCAAGGCGCAGGTCCTTGGCTAG